Below is a genomic region from Erigeron canadensis isolate Cc75 chromosome 7, C_canadensis_v1, whole genome shotgun sequence.
ACCGGTGACTATTCCAATGGAAATATATAAAGGAGTATGACTTATAGTTATGTCCATAAATGAAGTTGCTTATGAAAATACCAAGTGAAGAAATCAAATGGAAAAGAACAAAGAGTATAGAGATAAATTGAATGAAAGAAAGGATGGCCATTGCAAATATGGTTGTGAAAGATAGTTGTGGGGGTGATGGTTTATTATAAGGTGTAAAAACACATGTGGAGATATATTTTCGATCGGTTACATTGACTTAtaatactttaaaaatatatatttttgctaAATATGGCCATTTGGTTGTCATGCAAACATGgaaataaattaatatgtaGAAGTAGGTGGGAAAGGGAAACAACATTAAATCCATGCGTATCACGTATTTAATCATCTATTTTGTGATATAATGGAACATGTGTGTAAATTGTGTATGAGTAATGTATGTAAATGTAGAATATAAGATACACCAACTCTAACTAATACTCTATAAAATTATGCAGgtctatttttttaaacattatattaaacgcattaaaattttgtttccAGTCTAGTGAATAGTTGATAAAAATGGTTTTCGGCGACGAGATTTGTTTCCTATAACGACAACAAACTGCGTCTCCGAAAGGGTGTTTTCTTGTACCGACTAACCTACAATAACAGGTAGCTTTGATGACATGGACTTGTACTAAACTTAATGTCAAGTGTAAAGGATTGAACATTGGTTTTTACCTCAAGAGGAAAGAGACCAAGTGGGGCCATTGGCTTAGGACAAGTTATATGATAGCCAAATTGGATTAAACAAtagtaataatagtaaaaaatattatgatgataataatattatgtgATAATTTGATAGCACAcgtatattttttcaaaagatATATCATGGTATCATGGGTTGATCAAAGAAACCTCCAATCCTGTTATAATTATATTAGCGGATGTGTAATAGAAAAAGTCCACCCTGTGCATTGTGCAACACAAGTGGGTTCTTCAATCTTGCAGGGCAAGACTATATATGAAGTGAATATTAGGTTCAGCATTTGAAGTTTAAATAAGCCATTTTCTAGCATTCTATCTTCAAAGGCCACAGgtgaaaagaaaggaaataaTAAGAACTCATAAGTCATAATAATCCTTGCTATAAATGGAAAGATACTACAGTAGGATTCAAGCAGTCACTATAAAAAGATACTACCATAAAAAGAAACTCCTAGAAAGTTGATCAGCTAAAGCAAGAAAAGATCAAACAAACATGAAATCAGATCTAATAGCACGCAACACATTGGATTACATTAGTTAGATCAGAAATAATTCCTTTGACCACATTTGGAACTATTTCTCATCTATCTGAATCTATCTCAATACACGTTGGAAGGGGAGAAAAGATACGCATACCCATGGGAACAGCTCAACTACGTGCTTGCAGGTGTCTCGCTTACTGTGGCAGGTTTCCTGTTCAAGTAACGAATAACTGCATCTTCGACCCTATCCAGTGGACAAAAGCAAGTCAAACATTGTATCATGTACGCTCATGAAAGTAAGTTATTTTGACGATGTAATACTTATATCCGTCACAATATAAAGTCAAAAGTCACATCTCACAAGCATATCTTCACACAATGGGCTGGTTGTTCATGTCATATCACATGATAAATAGTGCTTTAGGTGTTCGGCTAAAGATTATGcgaattttactttttttaatattcatgaatacaataacttttgaagAAACGTGGAGCCGAGGTAAGAAAAGAAAACTTATTTTGGGGATAGATGTTAAACTATCTGATTCTCAATCAAGCCACTATAACTCGGGCAACACAACCAGATTTGGAGAAACATGTAAAAATTTCTGTGTTATTAGAATTAATCAGCCGCTTATCAAATTCTTATTCTGAAAACTACCATAAATTGTTGCTTTTAGAACGCGCATCCAAAACCACGGTGTGCACATGTCGTCATGTGGGATACCTTAAGCTTAAATGCTAAATTTCCAATATATATGATATCTCAAAGTAAGAAAACAACTTAACCAACTTTAGCCTATAAAGTTGCCCACTACTAAAGGTAGCAATTTTGAACCACCCCGTGTGCATAAAACACCTCCTAAATCCATTTAGTTAGAAATTTTCATATTGCTATGAAACCAATAAGTCGAATTTGACAGACTAGATATGCATTAAAAAATTGGACAAAaaggagttaaaaaaaaaaacagaatacATATTTTAGCCTGACTGTGTTTTTACCCATTACCTAAACTGCTTGACTTACCCGTTTTGCCACCTCTACCTGGTAAGCACTACCAGAATTTGTGGATTGTATTGACCCGAACTTCaactaaacataaaaaacaatattCAGATAGAAGTTGATGAAAAAAGAAATACAGAACTAACCATGGTTGGTTATAGAACTCGGCCCGCTGCTCTTTCTCAGCATTACGAGTAGCATCACCAGCTGCCGTCTTCAAATCCTTGCTCTGTGACGCAATAAAGGCATCAACAAATTCACTAGGTGACTGACTAAACCCCAGAAAGAAAGCCCGTCTACGCCTATGTTCATGGATCTTTTTAATTGCAGAGCAAATTGCCTCATCACATGCATCAATCTCCTTATGCTTCTCCAAATTTTCCAAAAAAGTAGACATATCTTTATCTAATGAAAAAGGAACATCCACAAGAACATCATAACAAGTGTTTCCCACCAGATTATTACCCGAAAGCTTGATTTTATGCTCCAAATGTATAGGCTGCGGCTGAGTCAAATGCTGTGAAATCTTTTGAGACACCATTGAAAATTTCACCCTTTCATCTCCAAATACTTTCTTTAGAGGCGGATCACACGAGAAAAATGAAGTATCTGTCGAGATCTGTAACTTTTTAACTTTCACATATTGCCAAATTGCAGCGATAATTCGAGGACGGGTCTCGATCTCGAGTCCAAGAACTTCACTTAAAGCGGACGAAAGTTTAAACTTTTCGGGTGTGTAATTCATTTCCATTCTAATGATAGCAGTGAACTCTTTATCCCCTTTTCTCTGcacttcaaaaccctcgttaaGTGCCAACGATCTAGAACTTTCCCACAAGATCACATGGTTATCGGGGTAAAGATTTTGATCCAAGTATATAGTGATCTTCTTGAAAAAGGATGAAAACTTTGGACTCGTTAAAGTAGGTTTAGGTAACATGGAAGTCTCGTCGGATTCTGATCCATTATCCAATAACCTCCCGAGAATCTTAAGAGACCATGAAGGAGCTTCGGTGTTTTCCTTAGGATTTCCAGTTTGAGTTTGGTTCGTAAAGGTGTTGAAAacgtaaatcctaagagtttTCTGCACACGAGGTGGGTTCTTGATAGATTCTTGAATGTCAACCTTTTTTCTAGCAAGAGCAGCATCCACACGACCCTCAAACTCCAACAACTGAGTGTAAAGAGCAGATTCCGGCAAAAGGGCAGCCACCTTTTCAGGAATCTGCTTCTCGGGTGGGCCTCTCTTTCGTCTACGTGCCGCGGGTGTAAGCTCCATTGTTTTCGAAGGCGAACCAGCTACACCACTAGAAGAACCAGGAGGGCGCGAAGACGGTTTATGCCCCGACCTTTTACCACTATTATGTGTAACAAGTGAGGGCGACGAACCACCTATATTACTATTACTACTAAGCCCTCCCATCATACTCGGCTTCTGTGGCACCGGCTGCCCTAGTGCTTGCGCCTGCGCTTGTGCTTGTAGCTGTGCCTGAAACCGGGCATGAGCAGCTCGAGCTTGAGCTTGAGCCTGAGCCTGCACATATTGTGCTTGAGCTAGCGCCTGAGCCTGAGGCTCAGACAACTGTGGATGGTTGGGTGGTCCCATAGATTGATTCGGGTTTCCAGTTCCTTTAACCCCAGAATTACCAAACCCAGTTGGCACACTAACACCCCCAATGTTTTTCATAGAGTTATTCAAATTATTACTTCCACCTGCCATAACTATTATCTTGAAACCTACCTAAAGAAAACCTAATCAAAAACACTAAACTAAGGCCAAGATCCAAACTTTATTAGCCCAAACTGTTAATTATTCAATTGGGTATCCTCAAATACTGGAATTAACAAGAATTAGGCCCTAATCAAGAAACACTAAATTATAGCCAAGATCCAAACTTTTTTAGTCCAAAGTGCTAATTACTCAAAAGGGTGTCCAAAAATATTTTGGTGAAATTTGAACTGTGGGTTTCAAGAAATTTGGTGAGTATAGATTTGAAACCCTAGATTTAGTACTACAGACTGAAAATAAGAGGGAAATTTAAAACTTACATCACATGTTGAATGAAAATAAGGAGGTCGTTTGATCTAATTTTTGATGATTTCTCtgcccttttttttaaaattgtgattttttttttttttttttttttcctttccttaTTATTATccggaattttgttttatggGGTGGGTTTGTTCTTCgttttttgaagtttttgtaGGTTTCAATGAGGGTTCAATTTACCGAAGTGCCCTTGGTCAAACCCAATCTTATAGAAtagaaaattaatattaataatacgagtatattaaAACAAGAGTTAGTTACATAAATCATCCTTATGCTTTATTGATTGTTTCACTGACCATCTCTTGGTTATAAATATTTGCATGAATCATCCTTGCGTAAACAATCCTTCATCTaatttaaatgattaaattaccttttttttaatacttttactAGTTAATTATACctttttattatctttaaatatatataaaagagaaacctttATTCATAATTGGAGAAGTATGAACCTTAGATgaaattcaacttttaattagattcattagatcaaatgattatgtcatataccttatttaacttttttagatttaattttattttaataacttttaattattattattttcttatttaagtttttagacattattaattaatgtttttaatgatataattatagaaactgatatttttatattttttattattttttatttttaaaattattttttatgttttttaccataaaattttatttttaaatttaatacgttttgatttatttatatttttgtataagattttcatcatataacgaataaaattttgttataaggATTCTTGTATAGgatattttatcatataacgtttttattaaatcaatgttttaaaaattggaCTGGATGTCAAACCGACCTtcttaataaataactaaaaaacaaatatggaacgattatttatcaaaaaaataattgtatgaaaattgaaatgatGTTATGCAAAATGTTAACTTAGATTAACAtaacatgcgatatatagattTATAATTAAGTTGCTTaataattttagtgtataactaaattattcgagcaaaatgttaaagaacaagtacaatgacaatgcagacatatccggatgaaaGAAAGAcatccaaaaaaacaaaaaacttacttagcgagacctttaataaataatgtatCATTTTAAGTGTAGCTTTCTTgttgcacaaaaaaaaaagcttgttttaaaagtttataagtcTAAATTTACTTTTAGAATAATGGTAAAAAGAATTTGTGACAATAAAAAGTAAGAAATATGTCAGAAAAAATTGATGGAAtagataaaaagaaacaaaatttgttttatataactataattatCAAAATAAGGGTAATCTAATCATTTAAATTGGATGAGGAACGATTTTTGTCATTAGTTTACCCTTGTAGGCATGGTTTATGCAAACATTTCCAATAAGGAATAGATAGTGCAAAAATCTACAAAGGGACGGTTTATGTAATTTACTGttaaaacaataaacaaataaattaataatattatataaaattagatTATATCGTCCAATAGAGAGAGGCTccataagtataaaaaaaattactccgTATTAATTACTAATGAGTTTTATTTTGGGATTTAACACTTTAAAAAAGTTAACTGTGTtttaaattagggtttcattcgTCCGAATTCGTCACCTTAGGAAACTTTTATCctatttgtaaagaagaaggataGTTCTGAGAATGTGTATCGATTACCGTGAGTTAAATAAACGAACGATAAAAAATAAGTACCCTTAACCCCGTATTGATGATATATTCAACCAATTGCAAGGTACATCCTATTTTCTCTAAGATTgccttatcactaattgaaagTCGAAGAATATAGCGTTGCTAAAACGGCTTTCCATACTCGGTATCAACACTATGAATTTATATTCATGTAATTTTGTTTGGCCATGCATTAGCTACtttcatggacttgatgaacCGAGTTTGTCGTCCATTCCTTGATCATTTGGTTATTGTCTTCACCAATGGTATTTTGATATATTCCAAATCTAAAGATGAACATCGTGAGTATTTTAAAAAGGTGTTTGGGACTTCTTACAGAGAATAAGTTATATACGAAGTTCTCTAAGTGTAAATTTTGGCTTAAGCAAGTTCAATTCTTTAGACATGTTAGATCTCATGAAGGTGTTAAAGTGGATCCTCTAAAGATTGAATCGGTCATGAAATGGAAAACACCTAAATCTCCTACGGTGATTAAGAGTGTAAGAGATTTAATCAAGTTTTCTCTCTTATTACCAAGCAGATGAAGGAATGAAGTTTGTATGGACCGTACCTTAAAGAAAAGTCTTTCTAAGCATTGAATACAAAGTTACGTGTATTCTTGCACTACCCGATGACACTTGGGAATTGGGAAGGATACTCGACTACGCATATTACCGATATACTCACATATAGTGGGCTAGTGgcacaaattaaaatattggaTTAATTATTTGAAGCCCAAATAAACATTAACAAAGTCCAATTTAGAAAGCAAAAATTTAAACACAAAGCCCAACCCAAACCCCAACCCCAAGATTGTTATAGTCAGAAACCCTAGTCCAACCTCAACTTGCATCCTTtgtaaaacacacacacagttTCCATTCAGCGCCATCTGCACCTGCTAATCATCTGCTGCCATGGTCAGTGTCCACCTTCAATCTTTAACACTAATAAACTTCATACACTCATAGaaaatatatctatctatatatctatgtgtatatatatctatatatttgtgtatatattgatattaatgTATAAAGTTAACATTTTTCTTTGTGTTTATGAATTTCAGGTGAAGTATTCGAAGGAACCTGAAAACCCCACAAAATgtaaccattttttaaaaaaattttatatgcgTGTCTTACATGTATTATCTTGTTGATTGTTgggatttatataaaatattaaatattttttgtttattgtttgaTGTTATTCAGCTTGCAAAGCTAGGGGTTCAGATCTCAGGTGTCATTTTAAGGTATGTTGAAAGgaaatttctatatatatatatatatgtgtgtgtgtgtgtgtgtgcaaattgggtatgtatgtatttatgtgtGTTTTGGATGCTTTATTTGTTTTAAGTTCAAGTTAGTTAAgcattttttttgttacaaatGTGAATGTTACAAAGATAAATAGAAGTTTTGTATCTAATTATCTATTTTATTAGGTTTTATTGAAGTTAATGTATGTttgtttgattatatattaatgAATTTGGTTATTGACTTCGCGGGCTTTGTTACTAAATAGTTGAATAATAGCTAAGATGATTTGGTTGTCGGGCGTATGTTGAGttttataaatcaaaatcttttttaaaGGGTTTATACGGTTCTTTTCTTCAGGTTTGTAATGTTTGTTGTTCTCATTGCTTGCTTAGAACTAGCCATGTAACTGTTTAATGTGATGCTAGAAAAGTATGgagtgtttgtttaatttggtGTCCGCTGTCTAGTATGTGTTTTGTGAGGTGTGTTTGGCTTAAAGAAAATAGACTAAAATGTTGAACTTACATCAAGAGATATGATCTAAGGGCTGAAATCACATAAATGATTTAGAAACAGTAAAGATTAAATTTATTATGGTGTCCAACTCTCTATTTTATTGTTCAAGGTGTTGTATATATTGTTACTAATGTTCCTTTTAATGTTTTGTTATAGAACACTCGAGAGACTGCACATGCATTACGTAAGATGTCTTTGATCAAGGCTAAGAGCTACTTGGAAGATGTTCTTGCCCATAAACAAGCTATTCCATTCACACGTTTCTGTCGTGGAGTTGGACGTACTGCACAGGCAAAGAATCGCCATTCGAATGGACAGGGACGTTGGCCTGCTAAATCTGCAAAGTTTATTCTGGACTTGCTTAAGAATGCTGAGAGTAATGCAGAAGTAATGATTTAGGCTTCATACATACATTCAATCCCTTTTATGTCATCTATAAGTTTATCCCATCACTAATAAATATATGCTATATTGGTTTAATACTTTATTAGGTTAAGGGGTTGGATGTAGATGCCCTTCACATCTCTCACATCCAGGTCAACCAAGCACAAAAGCAGAGACGCCGTACTTATCGTGCTCATGGAAGAATCAACCGTGAGTCATCGtgtcatatttattttatcttctGGGATTATGCACATATACAAGTGTCATTTCAGCCCATTTACATAGTTGTGGGTAATGGGTTATTCGGTTAGTGTTTTCTTTCAAATGGGTTAAACGAAAAATGGGCAAAAATGGAGAACATGTCAAACGGGTTGAAAGTCACCCTGCATCTATATTTGctaattctgtttttaattgAAGATTCATAACTGCtgtatcttttttaattattattatacattatcCACTAATGCTGTTGCACTATATAAAGGGGTGTGCTGGTCTACTGAACATTGCCGCGTTTTTTCAAAATTGTGTTGAACTGTTGACATAGGACAAACAACGACTCGAACTTTTTGACTCATTACCCAACCAAACCGCACATCCTGCCACTTATATACATGAGGCTCTCCTTATACTTAAGAACTTGAAATCTGCCTTTGATGGTGTTTTCAATAGTAGTGCTTAAGAGTAAATAATTCATTAGACGACGATTATTTActccaaatttttttaatatttcaagTAAAACTGTTTTCACCTTGCAAATATGCATTACATAGCTATAAGTAATACTATAGATGTATTTTAAAGCAACACTATGCAGTAGAGGCTGTGTCTGGTCCTAAGTCTACATGATCAGTTTGCTTTTGATTACTATGGGACATGGGCCAATATGGCTGTCTAATATTTATCTGTTTTATTTTGCAGCTTACATGTCTTCTCCTTGTCATATCGAGCTGACTTTATCTGAGAAGGAAGAACCCGTCAAGAAAGAGGTATATTATGCTTTTACCAGATCtttactttcattttatttattacaagtACTTGACATCAAGAATTTTTGCTAACTACTCCCAACCATTCTGGATTGTGCTTGTGCAGCCTGAGAGTCAGTTGGCTGCAAAAAAGAAGTAGATTATAGCGTAACACAAGTGGCAAATCTGCTGAATTTGGCAAGTTGTTTTGTACTAGAAAGAGCCTTTATTTTTGTCCTCGTTTGTCGTCTGTGAAACATCTTTGAAGATTTCTATTAATGTTCTACTTATGAGATCCTACATGCATGATATTAGAGACAAATGTGTTGCAACTAAGCTTTTATGTGTTGGGCCTTTTATGAAGTTATTTTCCGAGTGTTCCTTTTTATTGCATTTACAAGGTCCCTATGAAATGCATTTGCAAAGTTAACATGAAGGACATTGTCTAAAAACCAAGAAAACCTTGTATTGAAATACAAATCATGTTTTTGCTGATTAGTTATGTGTTTGGTGCGAGTATTAGACAATAAAGACTCGTACATGGCTCTCATTGGctattttatatgaaaagttGCGTTTTTGGTCTATAAATGGTTGGTTTTGGATCACATTCAATGAATTCGACAAGGAACTAGTGATTGGTGAGCCATGTCAGGTTGGTTCTAGCGACCAGTGAGCCATGTCAAGATTGGATTCTAGGTTGGATTGGCTCTGTCAGCCTTTGTGAGCCATGTCAGGTTGGTTCTAGCGACCAGTGAGCCATGTCAAGTATCGGCCATGCAAGTGCAATGACTTGTATATGGGCATATGGCTGATATTGGGGAGACATGTCTACCGTCTAAAGTGAACCAAATGAAATTTTGGATGTTGACAAGTACGAGTCTAAATTGGAGCAGTATCAAATGCAAGTCAAATTGATAGAAATTCGTTAGATAAGAAACTCTCCTTTCAATCCAAATCAAAATGACTCCCCCCAAGCATACTGGTTTTGTTGGTCAATTAcagttttaaaaagttaaactttGTTCTTTTAAAGTCTGGCAACGGCCTTTGATGTGTGTTAGATAGCTTGAACCACGCATGTTTGGAATGAAACTCAAGGCTATCAAACCCtaaagggctgtatttaacgtgcataaaaacttgtacctttcatattaaaagcccgccccctgattttaatggtaaatgtacaaacaatttatacacgttaaacacatttagcaaacccctaaatatatttatagattttaTTAAGTGAGGTTGGTTGTATGATAAGGTTTAGTGAGGATTGGAATTAAGTTCGGGATGAGTCATGAGCTTAAAtagattttgtaactttttaccATATGTAAAGAGTCAACGgagtaaaatcaaataaacTAGATGAAAAAAGAAATAGGTTGGAATTGAaagtgtatttgttttaatgcaTAGATCCAcctaaatgattttatttaaaaacactAGATTATGGtaacaatattatttttttttatatacatctatctataatctatctataatataactaaaagatgagTAGGGGTACACTTGGTACCCCTAATTTTCTTCCTAGAGCCTAATCATCCTttcttattaatcctctaattttttaatattaatctaaattaatttacactttttggttttctatcaccaatttacactttaaccccaatatAAAATACGTTTAAGAGACTCCATATGATCATGCTGTATTTGTGAAAGTTATTCATTGTTGTTTATATGTGATTATGCGTTAACCTTGTTATGTGATAGTTAAGGTGTTTAGCAAATAGAACATGTATTAGCAGTAAATTGTATGTTTAACGTCTATATATTTACTAAATGTTGTGCTTAACCCGTTAGTGGTGCTTAATCACAGATCTAAGCGATTCAAAGACCAAGTGTGAGCAACAAGACGACAAGAATGAAATGGATTACACTTGCAAACGGGTTTGCATTTGCAAATGTTCCTTATTAACTTTCCGTTTGCTACCTGACTTGTTAGATATGCCCAATCTTGCCGTTTGCCACTTGACTCGGTAACTATGCCAAACCAAACCAGACCAATACCAAATTCTTAACCAAAGTaatacaagaagaaaaaaaccaCTCTTAGACAGAGAATTCCACCATAATAAACTTTAATACTAGTCTCAGTCACACATGCGACCATCACAAAACGCATATAAGATCAAAAATGTAAATTGACACTCA
It encodes:
- the LOC122607852 gene encoding SWI/SNF complex component SNF12 homolog, with product MAGGSNNLNNSMKNIGGVSVPTGFGNSGVKGTGNPNQSMGPPNHPQLSEPQAQALAQAQYVQAQAQAQARAAHARFQAQLQAQAQAQALGQPVPQKPSMMGGLSSNSNIGGSSPSLVTHNSGKRSGHKPSSRPPGSSSGVAGSPSKTMELTPAARRRKRGPPEKQIPEKVAALLPESALYTQLLEFEGRVDAALARKKVDIQESIKNPPRVQKTLRIYVFNTFTNQTQTGNPKENTEAPSWSLKILGRLLDNGSESDETSMLPKPTLTSPKFSSFFKKITIYLDQNLYPDNHVILWESSRSLALNEGFEVQRKGDKEFTAIIRMEMNYTPEKFKLSSALSEVLGLEIETRPRIIAAIWQYVKVKKLQISTDTSFFSCDPPLKKVFGDERVKFSMVSQKISQHLTQPQPIHLEHKIKLSGNNLVGNTCYDVLVDVPFSLDKDMSTFLENLEKHKEIDACDEAICSAIKKIHEHRRRRAFFLGFSQSPSEFVDAFIASQSKDLKTAAGDATRNAEKEQRAEFYNQPWVEDAVIRYLNRKPATVSETPAST
- the LOC122607068 gene encoding 60S ribosomal protein L17-2, which gives rise to MVKYSKEPENPTKSCKARGSDLRCHFKNTRETAHALRKMSLIKAKSYLEDVLAHKQAIPFTRFCRGVGRTAQAKNRHSNGQGRWPAKSAKFILDLLKNAESNAEVKGLDVDALHISHIQVNQAQKQRRRTYRAHGRINPYMSSPCHIELTLSEKEEPVKKEPESQLAAKKK